The Microcystis aeruginosa NIES-843 sequence GGCGCGAACAGTATTTTGTACGGCAACTTTATCGAGATTAGTTAACAGTTTAAAGATCTTAGTTTGTTCCCGTTGAACCGTGACACCTTGACCGACACGAGATTGAATATCGGGTTCAGTGCGAATTGAGACCGAAGGTGTACCCAATTCAATAAAGCGCGGGGTTTCCTCTTTATCAACTCTTTGGCCGATATCTTCGCGGAGATTGCCCAAACGCACCATCCGTAACTGCATCCCTTGGGGAGTTAGATAGCGCTCGTAGGGAACCGTATCTTCACCAAAAGCTTCCGTATATTCAGGACTGTCGATAAGGGCATCGATTAAAGCATAGAAGCCTTTTTTCGAGCAAAGATCGAAGTATTGATTCATTTCCTGACGACCGTAGGTGGGACGACCGAGCAGACGACGGTGAATATATTCGATCGCTTTCACCACATAGAGAGGAGTCCAGTAGATTTTCCGGAAAGCCTCGGATTTAGCTAGGGTTTTGATAAACTCGCGCAGAGTAATATCGCCATTTTCTAACTTAATCTCGGCCACGGATAAACGCTGACCTTCGTAGGGCATTCGACCGAAAACCTGACGATAAGCCGCTAAAATCACTCTTTGGGTGGAACTTTCGCCAAATTTAACGCTTACCCCATTACTAGAACCGGGTAACTCGTTATTGAGACGGAAAACTTTCGGTCCCAAAGTACCGGGGAATTCACCTCGGGCGCTGGGGTTACTATTTTGGTTATTAGTGGCAGGTCCGCGGTGGATGAGGATACGTTTGGTATCTTTACCGAAGGGAGCGGGACTAGAACTAGGTTCGCGGGTTTCTTTCGGGAAAATTGCCCCAAATTGGATTTCTAGGGGATCATTTCCGGAACCGTAAACGTGCTGATCCGGTAAGGGGCGATCGTATTTAGCAAAGGTGGTGATAAATTGGGGAACTTTGCGGAAAGGTGCGCTGTAGTTAAACAGGTCGATCTGCATCCCCCAGTTACGACATTCCTGCGCTTCTGCACCCAAACCCCGGAGATAGGGAACGGTTTCTTCGCCGAAATAGTCGGAATACTCCTGAGAATCGACTAAAGCATCGATTAACGCCGCTAAACCGCCGCTAGAGACGATCGAGAAGTATTTCTGCACTTCTTCCCGGGAGGAAGGACCGCGACCGAGGAAATGACGGAAAGCCAATTCTAGGGCGCGACTATTGATAAAAGGTTCAAAGAACTGTTTACGGTAGAGAGGCGATTTACCGAGACGACGGACGAATTCTTTCATCGAGATGTCGCCGTTTTTCACCTTCGATTCTAGGTCAGAAATGGACTGACTGTAGGCGCGAGTGATGTCCCGTTCAAAAATTTGTCTGTAGGCGGCCTTGATAATCGAAGATTTTTCCGACTCCGATAAACCGGTTTTCATGACAAACTTTTGCCGTTTTTCGGCGGCGTTGTAGTAGCTTTGGGGAAGACTTAAACCCTGTTGGTCACTACTGGGACGCTGACGCAGTTTATTAGAGGGGGTGGGGGCTTTTAATTCCCCCAGTAGGATATTGAAATAGTCACTGATTAAAGTGGCCGCATCCTTGTCTCTCTGGAAATACTCGATCGAAGCGGCCCGCATTTCTTGCAGGGCCACGATGGTGGCATCAATGGAACAGGCATTTTCGAGAACTTCCCT is a genomic window containing:
- a CDS encoding phycobilisome rod-core linker polypeptide, with the translated sequence MSLKASGGSSLARPQLYQTVPVSAITQAEQQDRFLDKPELNELIAYFQSGSKRLDIAQTLTRNSDLIVSRAANRIFTGGSPMAYLEKPPVEEMAMVGAGKVINVQEGMKLGTVTYAESGSGGGSGLLGGLKGIFASSGPIPPGFRPINVSRYGPSNMQKSLRDLSWFLRYVTYAIVAGDTSILIVNTRGLREVLENACSIDATIVALQEMRAASIEYFQRDKDAATLISDYFNILLGELKAPTPSNKLRQRPSSDQQGLSLPQSYYNAAEKRQKFVMKTGLSESEKSSIIKAAYRQIFERDITRAYSQSISDLESKVKNGDISMKEFVRRLGKSPLYRKQFFEPFINSRALELAFRHFLGRGPSSREEVQKYFSIVSSGGLAALIDALVDSQEYSDYFGEETVPYLRGLGAEAQECRNWGMQIDLFNYSAPFRKVPQFITTFAKYDRPLPDQHVYGSGNDPLEIQFGAIFPKETREPSSSPAPFGKDTKRILIHRGPATNNQNSNPSARGEFPGTLGPKVFRLNNELPGSSNGVSVKFGESSTQRVILAAYRQVFGRMPYEGQRLSVAEIKLENGDITLREFIKTLAKSEAFRKIYWTPLYVVKAIEYIHRRLLGRPTYGRQEMNQYFDLCSKKGFYALIDALIDSPEYTEAFGEDTVPYERYLTPQGMQLRMVRLGNLREDIGQRVDKEETPRFIELGTPSVSIRTEPDIQSRVGQGVTVQREQTKIFKLLTNLDKVAVQNTVRAAYRQIFERDLEPYIINAEFTALESKLSNAEITVKEFIEGLGCSDLYLKEFYAPYPNTKVIELGTKHFLGRAPLNQKEIQKYNQILATKGLKAFIGAMVNSMEYLQLFGEDTVPYRRFPTLPAANFPNTERLYNKLTKQDSELVVPSFKPVVKVGG